Genomic window (Rhododendron vialii isolate Sample 1 chromosome 4a, ASM3025357v1):
TATGACTCCTAAGGTCTTAGGTTTGAAACCTCTCAGGTACTGTCAACTCCACTGGGCCAATCCCTACAGAGCTTTGCTCCAATTTAAATTGGGCTCCCTGCAAGTGGGTGGTAGAATTGGGCCTATGGGCGGAGGCACTAAGGTACGAGTGGGGTCATCCCACtcactttgatttctcatgAGAATATTTGATAGTTTGCAATCAAATTTTGCTATTTTGAGcccataaaaaatatgtaaattgCCCCAACTTGCGTCAAATACAGGAAGTCCCAATCGTTCTCTTCTTTCTGAGAGTTAATATTATTAATGAATGAGACTATCATGCATCGTTTTACATATATAATAAGTCTTTGGGGATAATTATAACACAAAATTCAATTATCAGTGTAAGTCTATCTTGCAATTAATCACttaatttggttattttttggagtagaaaaaagagaaaattataTTGCCTATGAATCTAATTTTGACCCCACTAATCAAAATTTCTGGCTCCGCCCCTGATTGGGacccaagattagtcgaggtgcgtggAAGCTAGCCGGAACACtgagttatccaaaaaaaatggataCGAAAAACCAGAATGATTCATAACATTAGTAAAATTTCATAACCAAACCGCAAAATCTCTGCCTAATACTTCTCTCACCGCTCTGCTTTGTAACAACGCCGCAAAAGCTCGGCGACATTCAAGGCAAAATATCGTTGCCCTCTTACGATACACAAGGCGTGTAAATTAGATTTATCTAATATATCTTATAAAAACAGAGATATAtacggtaaaaaaaatttataaacaaGCGGAAGAAAAATATTACCGGATGAAATGCAGAGCGATAGGAGCGGGAGAGGGAGCGTGCGAGACGTGAATAAATCATTGCGACTATACTCTGAACATGAATTGGTCGGAGATAAGGAAACCCTAGATTGAGCGATCGGATAAAAACAGGGTTATCGCATAAATTATATCTCCGGTTCTAATAAGGGCTCTATAGGGGCGAAAAATTCGCTATGGTTCGAAAAGTGTgtcagaggagagagagagagagagagagagagagagagagagagagagacacagaaGAGGAGGGATGAACTGTGAGCATGGAAAAAGTGCACTGTTTGTTAACCGGAaaacgggagagagagagagagaccgccTTGGATGGGGTTGGATTGCACCCGGCCACGGGTATAGCACGACTGTTGGCCCCATTTGGACCGTTCATGTTTGGCAATAAACGCCTTAAATTTCATCTTGGCTGGACAACTGAGATATGTTCAATCGAGATGAAATTTGAGTCATTCATTGCCAAGTTTGTGGATGGTACGTATTTGTTAAAATGGAAGGAGTGGGGTTGGCTACTCTCAATGTTTTGCTAAGGTTGTGATGCATAGATTAATTGTTCCATTTGCACCTGTTCTTGAAAATTAATTAggccatttttcttcttctttttcccttttctgatGAGCAATTAATTTGCAAtgcttgtccattttgaaatcactttttgtctcttctttttttttttcatctgttGTTAATTTCTTCGATATTTTTCATCTGTCTCCACGGGAGGAAGAGAAAAAATGTAAATAACGATaaacttttttgaaaagattCTCAATATAAAGACATTTCTTACATGTCCCAAACaaagtccaaaaaaataaattttgattggACATCAAATTATCTAGAGAAACCAATTGCAAGGAAGGAGTGGGATAAATTCACAACCATTGAACTTCAcaaacaaatccctatttatctTTATTCCAAATTCCGACCCACATCACTCCAAAAACGATATGTAGCCATTATACATCTTCCAACAATATATCTATATATCTCTAGCACATCATTTCAATATGATTCTCACATAAAGAGAGATCTtctaaggaaattgattttggcactccagttTTAGTCattggcactccactttgtgtcttgatcatgtgaaattacaaaacaaaaagtagagTGTCATCGGTTAAAAGTGAAGTATCAAAATCATATGACATCTTATAAAGGCTTATTCAATCATATAACTAGGATTCTGGACTAGAAATGTTCACCTGACGGCACATCATAGAGGCCAATATTAAAACATGAAGTGGAATAGTTAGGGGaccaagagagagaaggtgaaGCAGGTGGAGAAGGATAAGAAGAGCAAGATGAAGAATTGGAGGAGAAATATTGGTGGTTTGATGGGTTTCTAACCATCATAGGCACCACATCTTCCAGCAGGCCTTGTGGGCCTATTCCTTCTGGGCTACAGTCCATGAATGTGCCGTGGAAAGGGCCTGCGGACGAGTTTTCCGGGCTTCGCTTGTCGTGGTCTTCCTGTATCGGGAGGGCTTGTTGGGCTTGGGCTTCGGAGTTCGAGACTTTGCTCTTGAGCTTCTTGGATGGTGGGTTGACGTGTTGGGGTGGTGGGTCGAGGAGGAAATACGGGTATGCAAAGTGGAGGTGGAGGCCCTCGTAGGTGATGATGAGAGTGTCCAGGTCATCGCTCGAGCGCTCGACCTGCTTCTTGGCGCTGCATCGAGGGTTTGTGCATCTGTAGTAGCTCCTGTTTTCCATCACAGCAACAAAAATACGTGAATGAATGAGTAACTAGTTGCTGATCATCATAGAAAACATAAGGGTTCAACTTCAACATCCTTTGGGTTTGTCTAAACGAATTGGGTAAGGCCCACTTGTTGAACAGTCAAAATTAAGCCCGTTGGCAAATGCTTTCTGGCCCACTTGTTCGAATCTTTTCACCAACCCAATGAGTAAAGAACTAACACACAATTGGCCCACTTGTAAAGGAGAAACACGTGAGGAgacatgttgaaaatattaaGATGAATTTACCCCTCTACATAAGCTTTTGGATTGATTAACGGTTATGAATTTACCTgtcaaattccaaaaaataacaCGATATTATAACCTGTGTGACATGTGGTAAAGCATTGGCCTTGGGCTTTAAGGTCAATTACCTATGGGTAAGGCAATGATGACGGACCAAGTGGTAGATAAGTTGGGGAGACTGACTATccatttttagaatttttttacaattagggcagtttttttttccttgaactTAAATTATATGcgcctttcttttcttttcttttttttttgaaaaatccaacACCCGTATATCCTTCTTCGTGAAAAGTTTACTAAACTTCGTCCTAAGATTGTACAtctttataaaaaaacaaacaaaaaaaacatataacatGAGGTTCTATATTTcaattttcctttcaaaataGATGTAAATACACAATTGTATGTTTTTACAAATAGGCAGATTAATTGAAATATctacgatttttttttgttcgatcAGGTAGTACTTTTGGCATTTGTATTGGGAAAATTTTATACCGCCTTTTCAATGTTACAAGCTTTTATTGAATGTTTTCTCACCCAATGTTAAAATTCTGCGTCCGTCTGGAGTGTAAACCCCTATTTTTGTTAGAGCTTTGTCCCTCTGATGGCTTGGGAAATAAATACGAGGGGAAATGAAGTGGTTAATGGATTAATCTCTTAAatgcaaaattgaaaaacaagtACATGGCCAAAGTCCCATTAGAACTTCTTTGCCATAATATTATACATTATCTTGGTAAACAAATATTGTTCCCCTGTCCTTTGTATCTCTGGGTTAGGTTTGTGGTTACATGAGATGGGAGTTAAGAAGTCATTGTCATGatttaagtattttttctttatgcaGTCGCATGTTCGAATCCTACTGAGGCTCAAACATTTCTAACTTTGAGGCCACTGGAGAATTTGTCAAGCCGTTAACTCCAAGAGCCAGGAATTAGTCGGGAATacccggttataaaaaaaaagaaaagaaaaagattaatgTCATTTTTGGAACACGAAAGATATCCCACTAGGATATTTCAACTTCTTTGAGAGGAGTTTTGGGAAAATCTTAAGACAGAGAACAACATTAACTAGGTCAGAAAATGTTAAAACGTCTCTGTTAAGCTATGATATTAAATGGACCTCAAATGTATACTTCTTAAAAGATTCCTTTttctagaaaataaaattacaaggaaaaaagaagaaaaaaattgatgaactGTTTATATAGTAGGATGATGTTTTCTTCAAACAAACTTGGTATAGTCAAGgaaagagaaaacaagaaacTATCCATGACAACAAATCAACGGCTCAGAACTTTTCCCTAGAAGAGTTACTTAAATCTGTACCATTTATTCGTTTTCCTATAGAGTTTCATGATCCGGTTGGCCTAGCTTCTATCTTttctatttctcaaaattaattaaaaacaaaGTGTTTTTTCTGTAAAACAATCAAGTTCTATGAAAGCGATGTTAAGATGGATTTTGGACTTTGGGAATTGGTTTCCACGAGTTGTCGAAAATTTCATTGCTCTTGTAACTCCAAAGTACAAGAAAACAGTCGAAAATAAACGAAATAAAGTTAGCCTAGTTGGTCACCTTTGTACATTATTCAAAACAAATGTTGCCAGAATTGATTGTTTTATCTCCTTTACAAGAGTCTTTGCTTGCTGATTTATTTCTTCCCGCGTATGGAGCTATTTCTTAGATAAGTTGATAATTGCGTAAGCTTAAGTTATAACGGGCTCTCACATGATTTATGCAATTTCCCGTTTTCATACTTCTGATGTTAAATATATGAATGTAATTCTCGTATCACTTGACATAAGAAAAACGGGAGAAAAACACTGcgatagaagagagagaaatgaaaagtaAAGGAAAACTCCAATTACCTAGGATTTGGGCTGTTCTTGATAGATTTCTGGCCATACTTCCTCCATTTATAACCATCATCAgccaaaccaccaccacaactcttAATTCTCAGAGTATACTTGTTCTCAACCTTGCTAAAACCCTTCTCTAATATTGAAATCCTGCCAAGAGAAACACAATAAAAATGTCAAAAACCTGGTTCCAATTCAATGAATTGTCTAAATGCCACAAGTTCTTTTTACCCAGAAAAGTACTCCACAACCAAAGGCTAGTCTCTACATTAGTTTTCCTTCGTTTTTGGCAcatatcttcattttttaatAAGTATGAGAGTAAACCTGGCCGGTGAGATGTCCTGGAAATGGTGTTTGTAATTCGTCACTGATAAAGCATTGTCGATATCGTCGATAGTTGGCCCGGGATAATCACCAGCATTGACAAGGTGGTTGATGGTTGATTCCGGCGGTTGTAGCAAGAAAGGCGATGAATTATCCAAAAGCTCCCTCAGTAGCTCCTCCTGATCAGACCCATCTGGCCAAGTTTTCAGTTCCTCCATGAGAATTCAGATGTGCAGCCAAGTATGGGAAAGAGAGACAAAAACAAGTTTAGCTGTTGAGGCAATTGATATAGAGGGAGGTTTATGAAAAGTGAGAGAAGGTGAGTGAGAGTGGAGTAGATGAGGCAATTCTTATAGTTTTACTTTTTCAGACAAGGGTATCTGCTGTTTCATAGTAACTTTATGTTAGTACTCACTTTGACTTTTTTAGAATTCCTTACTAGTCAACGGTCATACTCTTGGTAAGTTACGCCGCGAttggttggtgggtttgttCTTCACACAATTGTTTAGGGTTCGATTCTTAGTGTCAGATTGTAAGAAAgtaatttattgtgaatttttaGTTTCAGCGTAGATAGTCTGTCTTTGACCGGACTGAAAAgagaattagttgaggtatgAGTAAACTGACCCGGACACTCATGACCATCGAAACAACCCCAAGTAACTTATTGATCTTAATGCTTTCCATCTTGTACGTTGTAGATGATAGCATTGAAGCACCCAATTAGTCACCAATTTTGGATTAATCATGTGGTGGTTTTGGACAGTACAGTTCATTGCTTGACTATACAAGGGTTTTCACCACCCATATGCGGCGGTGGAAGGGGAGAACTTTATTCATAATGGGgtgtttctttttccttaatTGTCTATCGCTTTGAATAACTCCTCCTTTTCGGTGATGATTTTCTCTCTTGATGTCAAATTTGAAAGTTTCTTcgtaattttttctcttttcctttttcctggCTTCCCTTTCATTCTAGAGGCGTGGGTTTAGATTTCGACCGTGGTGGAGGTTATGGTTTTATAATGAAGGAAGGCGGTGTTGGTGACGGTCgaatgatgaatcagatcaatTGGCTTGGCGGCATCGCTGTTTTGGGTGTTAGAGTTTTAATCAGGGTGAGTTTTCTATTTTGTGTAGGACTGCAGTTTGGGTGACCCATTCTTTGGCTTTGAGAGATAGTAGTGGTCTGGGTACGTGAGAATGCTACTCTTCTTTGTGGCTTTCTAATCCTTTGATTAAGGACGAATGCTACATTTAGGTGATTATTTCATATATTTGTTTTCCTATTAATGAAACTATTACTACGTACCATTTTGACAAAATACTACTATGCAGGGGCATGTGAGAGCACTGAGAGTTTTACTTCTAGATTGCATTTCACTATGCTTCATTGGGCATATCTTTTAtgtaaaaatcaaattgatcatGCAACAATAACCACTTAGTGTTTTTTAACACCAACAACCGCGCCACCGAcgcccccaccccccccccccccccccccccacacacacacacacacacacaaacaaacaagggcgccgctattcgcagccctttattttcttccgtAGCCCacaacatttcggtaaatgattgttgaaaatcataaataacatttcggtaaattgttgttgaaaacaagattatatttcggtaactacatgtcgaaaatatgttcaactttcggtaaacaactgccgaacatgcattttcggtaaacatctgttgaaaaaaacattatatttcggtaattgaatgctgaaaatatatctcaatttcggtaactaactgtcgagtataattggaaatttttaacgggctatgagagtaaatagagggctgcgaatagcagcgtccacaaacaaacaaaaacactaAGTTATATCGTAAATTGACCGACGACTAAGATGTATGACAAATACACTACTGGCCCTACGATATGGGATCTGTAGTGTGAGTCCGGCTATGGTGCTCCCAAAAAAAACAGCTGGTTTTGGGAGCATGATACTCCCATGAAATCTGAACCGTAGGATGTGATTCTTTTAATCCTGGCCATTCATCAAATCTCCTGAATGcaattcatctctctcctctctttctctcactacCTCCTGTTCCGGTTGCATCACATCcgtgtaaaagaaaaaaaaaaattgcatcacaGGTAAAAATTTTGAGCCCTAAAATTTACTGTCGCTGCTCTCTCCTCTCGTCAATCATCGTCTACCTCTCCGACGCCTCCATAGCCGGAcgcctctatctctctcccctctGCACGGTCAACGAAAACCCTCACCGCTCTTCCACCTCTATACCTCCATAGCCCCTGAACAAACAACGACGAACCCTCCCTCGTCCTCAACAGTCGGTCACATCGAAAAGCCTCTCCATTGTGCGaggtatttctctctctcactctcttaaACACACAGCCACCACTACAATACACAAACACCCCTGCACATAGGGTTTTGTGGGTTCTCTGGAACAGAAAACCAAAAGACAGCTAAGAATTTGGGAGTATGGAACAGAAAACCACACCCCACACCTTTGCCTCCTCCttcttttgacaatttttttttttttgttgctaagcTTTGACGTGGGTTTGTtggcttgttttgttttatCGTGGGTTTGTGGGTCTCCTATGAATTGATTTgtattattttagttgaaaaacTAGATCTGTACATGATTGGCTCAAGTTTCGACACGTTTCATTATAATCTGTAATTGAAAATTCCAATTGTTTAGTTTGTTTGACCTGGGGTTGTGGATTTTGCTTTCTTTAATTATTGTACCTCAGGAGTGTTTTTTGGTTTGCTATGTAGATAGTGATTGGTTTGCTCTGTAGATAGTGATTGAATAATGTAAAGAGAACAATGTGGGGATAATGGCAGACATGCGGGTCCCCCAAGTTTGATCACATGTTTTGGTATTTTAATTTGGCCGACAGGAGTGTTTTTCTTTCTGCAATGTCCAAATTCTAATGTGCACCAATCACTATCATCATCATAAGAATATATGATTGTGGGTCATCTTGATTGTGCATCTTATCATAGTTAATTAGTCAATGCACAAGTTTGAGAATCGATGGCCCCATATGTTGGGTGTTGTGCAGAAGGTTCGGGATCTTGATAATGTAGATCAAAGTTAACCTGTAGCATGtcattaaaattttgaaaatgttctGGAGGATTTTTGTTGGATTCCAGTTGATTGAGTGTTTGAGATTTGAAAAGCTACAAGGCTGCCAACAAACGGGGCTTAGATTTGCTGTTGCTCTATATAGTAAGTGGTAACCATTAATGACAACAGATGCCAAGCCTTCTGTTGGTTTAATAGTAATGTTCAAATGGTCTATCTCTTTGGCAAAACCAACTGGTACCAGCTGAAAGTATCTAACTCCAAAAAGATTCTGCTTGTTTGAAAGTAAATTAATAGCAAAGGAGTGTTTTGATCATGCAAATATCGTTGGGTGACTGAAAAGATGATAGTGCCGAGCACATCCTTGTTAATGCAATATGATGTCTCAGGCACCAACTAAAAGTGAAATCTGAATGGTAGGGGGAAAACAGATGAGATGCTTATTATACTTCCCATCCAACTTGCATATATTTGTTCTGTTAATCAATAGATCATTTTCTCGTTCGTCACTCATTTGTAAGTTACAAAATCTCTTGGCTTAGACGTTTTGAAGACCATTGGAAGTTcccttttggttacctttatTGTTAATGGTCTAAACACATATATTGAAGAGAAGCTTCACATAGCCTGAGATTTGTCACATGCTTGCTTAGCTTAGGAGTTATTAGCACCTAGTAATTTCTGGATTTCcttattaggaaaaaaaaaatatccggATTTCCTGTTGTAGGCCATCatatttgtcttttgttttcaattagCTCTAAAATGTTCacagtaataaaaaaaagtccaaGTCTCCAATTTTGTAGTCTTAGCCCTAGTAGTAGAAATACCAAAAGCTAAAGACACATATATGAAGCTTTCACTACAATTCAACATGAGCACCAAGATGGACACGTGACATGACACCAACAATTCGATTCGTAAATTTCACGAAAAGTGAAGGACAAGACACGTTGGGCTAAACTTTTCATAAAAAGGTTTCATTATTCATGTGTCTATACACTAAATAAAACATCATCTatcatgccaaaaaaaaatgcttcccTAAGTTAAAGAAGACTGTAAATTTGCCATTATAGTTTCGTTAATTGCCCCTCCACTGTGATGGGGACCATGGGGTAATATTGAAAGCATTGTACATATGTACTCAATCTTGTTTCTCACGAACTaactatcaaatttttttttaacaggtCCATTTGTTTTAAGAGTTGAAAATGGTTAAAGAAGGCCGTAATGCTGTTCCAAAGCATCCTTCTAATGGATGGATATATTTCTTGTATGTCTTTTTGATATTTTGAGTATCTTTTAATGGCCACAAGTTACGATATTCAATTGatgtacaatatttttttttgtagccaAGAACAGTCGAAGATGACTAAGAAGAGCTCATCAAAACGAATGGTAATTACAATTTTTTCTATAGTTGTGTTTACTCACATGTGGATTGTCAATGTATCTAAT
Coding sequences:
- the LOC131322034 gene encoding probable WRKY transcription factor 49, which codes for MEELKTWPDGSDQEELLRELLDNSSPFLLQPPESTINHLVNAGDYPGPTIDDIDNALSVTNYKHHFQDISPARISILEKGFSKVENKYTLRIKSCGGGLADDGYKWRKYGQKSIKNSPNPRSYYRCTNPRCSAKKQVERSSDDLDTLIITYEGLHLHFAYPYFLLDPPPQHVNPPSKKLKSKVSNSEAQAQQALPIQEDHDKRSPENSSAGPFHGTFMDCSPEGIGPQGLLEDVVPMMVRNPSNHQYFSSNSSSCSSYPSPPASPSLSWSPNYSTSCFNIGLYDVPSGEHF